The Nicotiana tomentosiformis chromosome 2, ASM39032v3, whole genome shotgun sequence genome includes the window TTCTTTAACAACTTTGGATTATTTCAAGCCCCAAAGAGATGAACATAGTAGGAGACAGTAAGACCACTACCAAAAGAACTTGTATTAATACAACTGACAAAACTAGACTTCATATATATTCTAAATTAGTATCACTAGCCGGTGCCGGTAACGCCCAAGTCATGTTTGTTCTCTTCCTTGCCAGCACCAAAAACAGGACCGCCTAAGCCGGCGGCATCTTTCACCTTGTCTTGGATTTTATCAATTTGAATTCCGCGCTCATCTTCACGGGAATGGAGTTCCATTTTGGGCTTGTCCTCCTCTTTCTGATCAACTGATTCATATGTGGTTGGTGTTAGAGATCCCTTTGGCTGTGCTCCTTGTGCCCCCGACATCCCTCTCCTTCAACCTTTTAACTTCTACACCCCAATTATACCCTTTAACTTCGTACAATTCTTTGCTAAATAGTTCGGAGCTATAGCTAAGCTTATTATCAATCTGCATATTTGTGAGTAGCTAACATATTCAATAGTCATGACGGTAAGATTGATGAGGCTGCCACGTATCATACAAGAAACTTTCATGTGGCTAACGCGGAGAAGTTCCACGTGTGAGTTGTGTATGTCACTCCCTGTTAAAATTAAAGGGAATTAGTTAACTGGTAGACCAAGAATATCAGTTACTCCGTAATTACCGTGATTTTCCATTTTTTCACTAGATTAATTCGGACTAATTTTCAATTGTACATAAATGGTATTTTTAATATGtatatgttataaaataaaagcaatttagtaaaatatgaacatgacatgttgttatgaaataaaatcaatttagtaaaacatgaataagaaatggagatagagagaagaaagagattttcttgttcaattgtgtgtatttttctatctattacaagacctttatataggcatgaaaagtgaagaaaaatatatcattgaatatgtcattaagtataaaaatatgtcattgaatatgtcattaagcatttgagaagatcatggaggaagagtagacatccaccataatttgatttttcttataacacttccccttggatgtccatatataatgtgcctcgttaaaaccttattaggaaaaaaccctatgggaaaaaaatcctagtgaaggaaaaagagtacacatgtttagaaatacgccttttggttgcctcgttaaaaaaaccttgcaagaaaaattcagtgggacaaaaccttgtaagggaaaaagagtacaacgcgtattaactccctctgatgagagcatcaattcacatccttgagctttcgcatcccaatcttgtatactagtttcttgaaggttgacgtcggtagagatttggtgaataaatcagccatattatcacttgaacggatctgttgcacattgatatcaccattcttttgaagatcatgtgtgaaaaataactttggtgaaatgtgctttgttctatccccttttatgaatcctcccttcaactgggttatgcatgctgcattgttttcatacaaaattgtgggtagtttgtcacacttcaaaccacatatGTCTCGAATAAGgagtattatagacctcaaccatacacattctcgacttgcttcatgaatagcaattatctcagcatgattagataaaatagtcacgattgattgcttagtcgatcgccaagatatgacagtgcctccatatgtaaacacataggctgtttgagatcgaaccttttatgggtcatataaatacccagcatcggcataaccaacaagatcaggactgcaatcattgccataaaataatcccatatcggtagtcccttttagatatcacaatatatgtttgattccattccaatgtctctttgtaggagcagagctatatcttgttaagacattaactgaaaaagttatgtcagaccttgtaatgttagaaagatacattagtgcaccaattgcactaagatatggtacgtcgggaccaagaagctcttcattattttcatgaggtcggaatggatgtgctttattcATATAAAAtcactttaaaatcattttagtgtatgctgattgatggacaaaaatgtcatctttcatatactcaatttgtaggccaagacaaaattttgtctttccaagatctttcatttcaaattctttctttaaatagtctactactttaagaagctccctaggagttccaatgatttttaaatcatcaacatacacggtgattataacaaatttagatccagatcttttttcaaaaacacaaggacaaattgaatcattctggtacccttctttcaacaagtactcactcaggcgattataccacatgcgccctgattatttcaatccgtataaggatttttgaagctttatttaataaatttcttggaaaccttaatattcttcagaacaatttaaatccttcaatcaTTTCCATTATatgcatatcacgtttttcttgtattgctagattaaaacctgaaacagcgacatccaccacaggagaacatgtctctatataatcaatgccaggatatttacgaatattcttgtgacacaagtcgtctttatgtctatcgacttgacctttttttttgcACAAGAACATATTTATACCttcactggctttatactttcaggtgttgggactatccgtccaacttcatatttttcatataaaatcaatttttattgcgtattttttatttggccaatcaattatctgtccaaattttatgacagatttgagctcaagatcctcgtcaatattaataatattgagcgctacattatattaacaatatcgtcgacgatcgttttatatcggttctactattacccaataaagacataacttattgagatctctttatcttattattttcaggtacctgagcctctcccatgaggtcttataaagtgttatgtcgtggtgctcttctagagcacttgcctccttattatgaccatcttgaacatttgctcatctccttcttcaaggagttttatctttggaaccgattagtctattatgctttatgcatgccatggactctattcattatgaactttattttatttggagcattagcagctgaatatgacatttagctttgggtcagcaaatacgcctggcaatattttgcaaatgaattatcacttgaacttcaaattcacattttctcgtacgaggatctcgatgtactcataataattcattacatacattactttttcagctgcccattttctcccctattgttgggatcaccaacacatatccctagtcttatttggggatccatctttgtgtattgtggtggaacaattaaatcatatagcacattcatatttctagatggaaattatttggttcctgaccctgaaccgattgtgatagggagaacttatcataacttggctagatgcgtacaagtgctgttgtatattaaataatacatcacataccaaattttattttggcaattttgttctcataacaaatggtttagatataattggaggcatacaatttctgctaaatcaacttggatttaaaccagtattatcaagataaatcatcataatttgtattctggaactgtgttctaataatttgagcaatcaatcttgcaaaagccaaactacaagttgataacaaatgcacatgtgaccatccacatggaaggtg containing:
- the LOC104120517 gene encoding uncharacterized protein, with the protein product MSGAQGAQPKGSLTPTTYESVDQKEEDKPKMELHSREDERGIQIDKIQDKVKDAAGLGGPVFGAGKEENKHDLGVTGTG